AGTGCGGAACTATGGTCAACAAGTGTTGAATGAAAAACCATTACAGCAATTTATTGAAGAAATTAAGCTCGAAATTAGCGAAAAAGCGTTGTCTGATAATTAAATGCAATAAAATAAAAGCCTGATAAGATGTTCAATCAGGCTTTTATTATTTTTAATAAAATGATTTAGTATGCACATGTATTAAAGTAAGAATTTTCGTATAGATACAAAAGTATAATCGTTACTTCTAGATATGTTTTTTCATGCATATTATATAGTGTAGATAGAAGATTATTTCATTTATTATTATGGAGTATTGGCAGATTTTATTATTGGTGAGTAGGTACTACCCCCTATAAGTAAATTTTTTGTTTCTGCATCAATCACTGCATATTTATGAAATTCTTCTTGTGCATGTTGGCGATAGGAAGCCAAGAAATACACTTGTCTGTTTGGATGAATCATTGTGTGATTAGAGAGATCCATTTCTTGACTGACAGTATCTGTTTTCGTATAAAAAAATTCACGAGTTTCTGGCACGTCTTTAAATAATATTTTTTCACGCATGCTGAATGTTGCACCATGATATTCTTCATAGAGTGATTTATCTAATTGCTTATAAAATTCGTCTTCTACAAGAAAAGTTTGAAAGTGATTACTAGGGTATTTTAGCGTAGTGTTTGTTGTTGTGATTGGTTCACAAATAGTAGCAGTCGACTCTTTTGGTATAGACTGTGAGTGTGAAAATAGATTAGAAAAAACGACCAAGGTTAAAAGAAGTACTTGCATAATTTGGCCTCCTATAATTAGCGTTATAGGTAGATTTCCCAATTTCTTGTTATATATACGTTTCATGACAATAACATACAGAATTCTGGGAAAAGGCGATATAGCTTTTTAACGAGTGAAGAAATTGAATGAAAAACCAGCCAAGAAAATACTCTTTTTGACTGGTTTTATCCAAAATGCGCGTTTTTTATAAAATGTAATGATAATGACCCCTCCTTTTTAGGAAGCTTGTTTAAAATATCTGTTTAGCAACACATCTAGCTCTTGGCTATAGTCAACTACAGCAGGGTGTGTAAATCCTAAATCTTTTGCCTTTTTATACATAATTCTCCTTTTAATCTCGATTTCAAACTTCAAGAATTGTTTAAACAATAAATTTACCAACTTTTTCTCCTCCTAATTTTTCTACATATTCTTGATTTAAAATTCTCATGGCTTCGATTCAGCTTTTTCATTGTATATCAGTTAAAACAAAAAAATTGTCACATTGTGTATAGGAAATGAAATTCGTAATTTAGTCACATATAAGTCTATTTATGGATCATACTAATAAATAATAGACTAGTTTCATTTCTCCTTATTTTCAGCTTTTACGTTACATAATTAGCGCGTATAACGAGATTTTCTTTAAGAAATCGTTAAGAACTTAACGCGTATGATATATGTCTTTTTTACTAGATGAATTATTCTTCCTACCTAGAAAAGAAATTGCTAATAGTTACATTCATTCATATATTGTCGCAATTTATCAAATCCTATTATTTGCTGTTTAATTATTAGGGATTTTTCTTTTTTAAAATATTGAACTGAACAGTTTATAAACAACTGTTCATAATGTGATGGTTTTGGGAATCGAAATGCTCAAAATACAATAAGTAGCAAATGAGTAACGCACACATTCATTATTTTGAATGTGTGCGCTTTTTTAGCTACGTGGGGGCCATTCTTCACGTAATAGGCCAAATAAGAGAATATCGTGAAATTTGCCAAAGCGGAAAATTTCATTCCGTAGTATCCCTTCTTTTGTAAAGCCACATTTTTCATAAGAGCGAATGGCTCCTACATTAAAGCTGAACACTTGTAGTTTAATTTTGTTGATTGCAATGTAATCGAATATGAAGGTGATAAGTGTTTGCATTGCATCTGTTCCTAATCCTTTACCTTGCCATTTTTCACTTACTGATATGCCTACTAAGCAAGTGCTGTTGGTCCAATTGATAGAAAATACACCACATGATCCAATAAGCTGTTGCGTCGTCTTTTCAAAAATGCCGAAGAAAAATTCTTCTTTTTTTCCACTAATATTTCGAAAGAATGAAGAATGGTCTTCAACTGTATGTGGGAATGGTATCTCATCATTAGCAAGTAATAAAGTAGGCTTTTCATTCTCTATTTGTATATACTCTTCTAAATCAGAGGATGCCATTTGTTTTAATATAATTGATTGTCCATTTAGAAAATCTTTAAAATATTGTTCCATATAAAATCTCCCTTATCTAAGGGTGCAGTTTGTGTACTATCCCTTTGAAAATTAGTTTTTTTCAAACAACGTTTCTACTGCGTTAATTACAATCATATTCACAGCTCCTTTAATTTGAATAGTATAATAATAGCATAGTTTGGAATTTTAAGTAATTACATGAAAAAATAAAATGCAATCAAACTTTGTCAAATGATGGTTGGGTTTTGCTAGTAATTCCCAAAATAGGTTAGAATTTAATAATAAAAAATGTACTAGTTGGAAGAAGGGGTATAATGCGGTTAAAGTTTTATGATCAAACAGATTATTCATTAATTGAACAATATATGTTATCACAGGAGCAACTTCTCTATACAATGTCCCCAATGGCAAGTCTTAAACTCTCCGAAACCGATATCAATCGGCATGCCATTTTAGCAATGAAAGGTGAGAAGCTTGTCACTTTTTTTGTTCTTCACGAAAATGAAGGAGTAAAACCTTATTCAGAAAATAACCAAGCCATTTTAATTCGTGGATTTTCAACAGATATGCATGAACAAGGAAAAGGGTATGCCAAAGAAGCATTACAATTATTGCCTACATTTGTACGACTGCATTTTCCTACAATCAATGAATTAGTGTTAGGTGTTAATTTTCCGAATACAGCAGCTCAGGCGCTCTATAAAAAATGTGGCTTTGTCGATGAAGGCATATGTGCAGTAGGCATCAAAAGCGAGTTGAAAGTGATGAGCTATTATTTACAAAGTGATCATTGAAGTGAGGAGGAATGCAGATGTACATAATAGAAGCAAGTATGGAACACTTCACTTTTCTCTGTGCATTGGATAAAGAAGTAATAGGTGACTATTCAAGAAGTGATCGCATTAAGCATGCAATAGTAGAAAGACGATGCATGATTTACAAAATACAAAGTTGTATTGCAGGATTTTTAATTTTTACAACGGATTTCTTTGATTGTAGTTTTATTTCATTAGTTATAGTCAAACCGTCTGAACGTAGAAAAGGTGTTGCTACCGCACTATTAGTAGATTTTATTGAAAGAGCACCCACTGCCAAAATTTTCTCGTCAACGAATCGTTCCAATACAAAGATGCAAAACATATTTAACGCTACAGGATTTAAAAGAAGTGGCTATATAGAAAACTTAGATGACGATGATCCAGAAATTATTTACTTTACATTAAAATAGCAATCTTCGTATTCTTATTCATGGACAGGAGGGGGACTAGCGTAATTTGCTCCCTTTTTCTCTGTCATAATTTTGTAACATTATCTATTAATTAGGAAAGATGAGCTTCAAAAAGGGCACTTAATGTTTGGCATGACGTTCTATTATGGAGAAGCAATTTACAGCTTCTACAAAAAAAGGATGTTGGAGGTCGTTGTGTTGAGTACTGAAAATTTAATAAGCTTAAGTGGGTATTCGTTATTTTTTGCTTTTATCTTACTGTTAATTGCGATTTTACCGTTAGGATTAGCAGTAAAATCTGCAAGGCGTTCGTTTAGGAGACTAGGTCTTATACTTACATATTCAGCTTTCATCTTGCAATTAGTGTATTTTATTTTAAGATGGATTGCAGTCGAGCATGCACCTGTTAGTAATATGTATGAGTTTATGACGTTTTTTGGCATTATGCTAACAGCTAGCTTTCTTATTATTCATTACTTATATAAACAAATTGTCGTAGGGTTATTTTTAATTCCAGTAGTACTAATTATTTTGGGCTATGGAAGTGTTTTTACAAATGAGGTGAGACCTCTTGTACCTTCGCTGCAAAGTAACTGGTTAACAATTCATGTTATGACAGTAGCGTTTTCAAGTGCTATTTTATCGATATCATTTGCAACTGGTATTATCTATTTACTGAAATCTTTGGATGTTCATAAAAGGACGGGTAGTACCGTTGCGTTAGAGTTTGTTATGTACTGTTTGATTGTGGTAATTGGATTTAGTGCTACAGCAACGGTATTTAGTGTAACGACGGAAGAAGTACACATTCAATTTGAAAATGCGCAAGGTATGAAGGAAAAGGCAGTCTATACGATGACACCACTTATTGTTAATGAAGGAGCGGTCACAGAAAGTGGAGAGACAATCGGCTGGTTGAAGATTACGCCATCAATTGATGCCAAAAAGTTAAATTCTATCGTATGGGCATTTATGGTAGGAACCATCTTGTATGGTGCCATCCGACTGCTCTTGAGAAAGCCACTCATCGTGCTATTAAAACCATTAACAAGCCGTGTACAACCAGCTTTAATGGACGAAATTTCATATCGGGCGGTAGTGATTGGCTTCCCATTGTTTGCTTTAGGCGGTTTATTATTTGCTATGATTTGGGCACAAATTGCATGGGGAAGGTATTGGGGGTGGGACCCAAAAGAAGTCTGGGCGCTCATTACGTTTTTATTTTATGCGGCATTTCTGCATCTTCGTCTGTCAAAAGGATGGGAAGGGGAGAAAACAGCCTGGCTATCTATTGTTGGCTTTGGCATCATTGTATTTAATCAAGTTTTCGTTAATTTAGTCATTGCTGGTCTGCATTCTTACGCATAAAAAATAAGGAAATGAAAAGAGACATCCGTAAAGGATGTCTCTTGGACTTTGAACTGTTAATTCTTGAACGAGAATTAAAGTTTTACAACGTTTGTAGCTTGAGGGCCACGGTTACCTTCTTCAACGCCGAATTCTACTTTTTGTCCTTCTTCAAGTGTTTTGAAACCTTCAGATTGGATAGCAGAGAAGTGTACGAATACATCGTTTCCACCTTCTACTTCGATGAAGCCAAAACCTTTTTCTGCGTTAAACCATTTTACTGTACCTTGAGTCATTTAAAAAACCTCCAAAAATAAATTCAACAATCATATTCCTTCAATCAGTATAAAATAATACCATAATCAGAAGCTCGCTAGAACACGTTACTATTGAATACGTGGTTTCATTGTTTACGATGAAGCAATTTAATTATTACTTTCATTATATAACAGATTCATACATTTATCCAGCAAATGCCGTTTTTTAGTAAGAAAAAATTACATAATATCATTTTTAACTATAATGATAATAAAAAATGCTAAAAAACAAAGGTATAAAGTGCTTCGTATACTAAAAAAACACTAAAAATCGTTTTATATTACCATTTATTTGATTTTCGATATAACTTTATAAACGACATGTAGAAGTTATTGGGAAAATCCGAGTGACTGTCACCGCTCAATTAGTCAATCCATGCTTTTTCTTTGGCAACAATGACTGCTTCAGCACGTGATTCCACATGTAATCTGACAAAAAGTTTTGATAAATAATTTTCCACTGTACGCTGGGTAACGCCTATTGCAGAGGCAATGGCTTTATTGGTACATCCTTGTGCAACCAGCTGCAAAATTTCCTGTTCTTTATGACTTAGTAATACTTCCTGCTTAGCATTGGAACGATTCGAGTGCTGTTGGACAAAGTCTAAAAAATCTGCTGATAATAAAATTTCCCCTCGCAAAGTGGCTTGGATTGTTTGAATTACCTGTTCTTTTGTAGCGAGCTTCGATAAAAGCCCATCTACTTTTTTTTCTACAAGAAGCTCGTAATAATCGGATAATTCGTAGCCTGTATAAAGAATAATTAGCGCTTCAGGCTGTTGTTTCTTAATCATTTCAGCTAGTTGAATGCCGTTTAACGGTTTCATATTAATATCAATTAAATAGAGCTGAAAGGGGTGTGATTCCATTCTAGCCAGTACATTGGCACTTTCTTGTTCTGTTTCAATATGGACATTTTCTAGATCTTGTAATAATGTTTTTGTTCCGTCTAAAACGACAGGATGATCATCTATTATCAATATTTCAATCATTTGTAGGGTTCCTCACATTCCTCTTGAATTTGAATATAAATATGCATGCCATCATTGGGTTTGGAGGTAATGGTCATATCTCCGTTAAAGGCTCGAACACGTTCTCGAATGCCGTTAATGCCCATAGAAGCGGAGGATTGCATTAAATCTTCAATATCACAGCCGATACCATTATCGTCATATTGGAGAACAAAACCGTGGTTTATAGCAAGTAGTTTAAGTGAAACTTTAGATGCATCGGCATGTTTAATAGCGTTATTTAGCATTTCTTGAACTAGACGATAGACAACTAAATGTAAGGTTGGATCTTGGAACTGAACTCGATCGATTTGTGTATTTAATAGAAAGTTTGCACGTATTTTCACTTTTTGTACGAGTTTTTTCAATGCCATTTCTAAACCAAAAGTATCAAGTAAAGGAGGGCTCAGATTTTCGCAATACTCCCGTAAATCTTTCGAGGCATTTAACAGTTGTTCCCGAATATCTAATACTTTCTTTTCCTCAATAATCGGAGAGCTAGCGATAACATCTAATTCTCTCGCTAAATGTAATTGCTCCTGTAAAATAGTGTCATGTAATTCCTGTGCTAAAATACTCTTTTCTTTCTCAATAATATTCCATAATAATTTATCAAGCCAAGGAAGTTGGGTGTTATGGGTGTCTTTCATGTGCTGAATATCTCGTACTAAATCTTCAATTAGTTTTAAATTATCTATAAACATAGAGACGTATAATGCTAGTAACTCCAACCATAGAAGTTCTTCTTTTTGTAAAGTGTGTCTAATTCGTATAAGAATCTTTTCATCTACTGTATCATGGATCAGAAGTTGTGTCAGTTGGCTCTCTACTTGAATTTCACCACGAGAAAATGGGACATCATCCATGATTGTTTCAAGCGTAAATGCAGTTGTCCCGAGTTTTTCGGTAATTTCATATTTGAGACTTGAAAGTAATTCCTGTTGGCTTTTAGCTTTACTAATACGTTTAACGGCTGCATATAAATTATGGACATAATCACCAGATGATGAAAATATAATTTTTCGATGTTTAAAGTCAAGTTGCTCTTTGACATAAAAACTGGCTATAAAACCAATAAAAATAATAAGAAAGACAATAATCATCAATTCAATTGAAAGATAGTCCAAAAATAGGATGGCTAATAAAGACGATAAAATAAATGAACTGAAAAAAGCGAGTGATGAATAATAGCGAAAACGAGATAATTGGTATTCAATATCAAATAAGCGTTCGTTCACTTGAATAAAAATAAAGGAAAAAGGTATAAACAAAATAAATAAAACACTAATTTCAGGTCGTATTATCGCGTTATACCCTAAAATTTCGGGTACAACAAACAACAATAGAAATGGCAAAAATGGGACGATACAAGAAATAGCGATTAAGCGTATTTTAGCTAATCGGGTTTGTAAATAGCTCGTTAATAATATATAGATTGCATAGAGTACCAATACCGCAAATAGACTGAGCGTTACAATCGGGGTAATAACCCTAAATTGTGGAAATAGCATTTCAATGATAAAGCAACATACAATAACAAACGGGAGCAAATAGAGCCACTTTACATCTATATACTTCCATTTTATGTGTAAAAAACGATAATATTGTTGTAGGAAATGAATGATAAGCACTAAGCACAAAACTAAACAAATACCGTTTACAATCATGCCAATGATGTTTCCTCTACTTGAAGCCCCTACACTTGTATAAGCTAAAGAGCAGGTTAATAAAAATAGCATTAGTAATTTCGTAATTAAAGTATGGTTATTTCGCTTCCATAAATAGATGGCAACACTTAAACAAAGGATGAAATAAAACATCGGAAAAACAATATGTAAATATAACTCTTCAGGTAAATCCCTATGTTTAATTTGGACTGTTTGAACAGTACCATCTGGTTTTAGTAGTGTTAGCTCTTTCGCCGTTGTAATATAAATATCTGCTTGAGAAGTGCCAAAACCTTTAGCGGGCTTTTGATCGATTGATAGGATCATATCACCTTGCTCAATCTTTTTTTGTTGAGCCCATTCTGAGTAATAAGGATGA
This genomic interval from Lysinibacillus sphaericus contains the following:
- a CDS encoding GNAT family N-acetyltransferase, with the protein product MQMYIIEASMEHFTFLCALDKEVIGDYSRSDRIKHAIVERRCMIYKIQSCIAGFLIFTTDFFDCSFISLVIVKPSERRKGVATALLVDFIERAPTAKIFSSTNRSNTKMQNIFNATGFKRSGYIENLDDDDPEIIYFTLK
- a CDS encoding cold-shock protein; protein product: MTQGTVKWFNAEKGFGFIEVEGGNDVFVHFSAIQSEGFKTLEEGQKVEFGVEEGNRGPQATNVVKL
- a CDS encoding GNAT family N-acetyltransferase, whose translation is MRLKFYDQTDYSLIEQYMLSQEQLLYTMSPMASLKLSETDINRHAILAMKGEKLVTFFVLHENEGVKPYSENNQAILIRGFSTDMHEQGKGYAKEALQLLPTFVRLHFPTINELVLGVNFPNTAAQALYKKCGFVDEGICAVGIKSELKVMSYYLQSDH
- a CDS encoding GNAT family N-acetyltransferase, whose translation is MEQYFKDFLNGQSIILKQMASSDLEEYIQIENEKPTLLLANDEIPFPHTVEDHSSFFRNISGKKEEFFFGIFEKTTQQLIGSCGVFSINWTNSTCLVGISVSEKWQGKGLGTDAMQTLITFIFDYIAINKIKLQVFSFNVGAIRSYEKCGFTKEGILRNEIFRFGKFHDILLFGLLREEWPPRS
- a CDS encoding aspartyl-phosphate phosphatase Spo0E family protein, producing the protein MVNLLFKQFLKFEIEIKRRIMYKKAKDLGFTHPAVVDYSQELDVLLNRYFKQAS
- the ccsB gene encoding c-type cytochrome biogenesis protein CcsB, coding for MSTENLISLSGYSLFFAFILLLIAILPLGLAVKSARRSFRRLGLILTYSAFILQLVYFILRWIAVEHAPVSNMYEFMTFFGIMLTASFLIIHYLYKQIVVGLFLIPVVLIILGYGSVFTNEVRPLVPSLQSNWLTIHVMTVAFSSAILSISFATGIIYLLKSLDVHKRTGSTVALEFVMYCLIVVIGFSATATVFSVTTEEVHIQFENAQGMKEKAVYTMTPLIVNEGAVTESGETIGWLKITPSIDAKKLNSIVWAFMVGTILYGAIRLLLRKPLIVLLKPLTSRVQPALMDEISYRAVVIGFPLFALGGLLFAMIWAQIAWGRYWGWDPKEVWALITFLFYAAFLHLRLSKGWEGEKTAWLSIVGFGIIVFNQVFVNLVIAGLHSYA
- a CDS encoding sensor histidine kinase, translated to MSKLTFSIFLTYLLLGIYVLVVAIRGPYINILVDTSNTLPVIIHPYYSEWAQQKKIEQGDMILSIDQKPAKGFGTSQADIYITTAKELTLLKPDGTVQTVQIKHRDLPEELYLHIVFPMFYFILCLSVAIYLWKRNNHTLITKLLMLFLLTCSLAYTSVGASSRGNIIGMIVNGICLVLCLVLIIHFLQQYYRFLHIKWKYIDVKWLYLLPFVIVCCFIIEMLFPQFRVITPIVTLSLFAVLVLYAIYILLTSYLQTRLAKIRLIAISCIVPFLPFLLLFVVPEILGYNAIIRPEISVLFILFIPFSFIFIQVNERLFDIEYQLSRFRYYSSLAFFSSFILSSLLAILFLDYLSIELMIIVFLIIFIGFIASFYVKEQLDFKHRKIIFSSSGDYVHNLYAAVKRISKAKSQQELLSSLKYEITEKLGTTAFTLETIMDDVPFSRGEIQVESQLTQLLIHDTVDEKILIRIRHTLQKEELLWLELLALYVSMFIDNLKLIEDLVRDIQHMKDTHNTQLPWLDKLLWNIIEKEKSILAQELHDTILQEQLHLARELDVIASSPIIEEKKVLDIREQLLNASKDLREYCENLSPPLLDTFGLEMALKKLVQKVKIRANFLLNTQIDRVQFQDPTLHLVVYRLVQEMLNNAIKHADASKVSLKLLAINHGFVLQYDDNGIGCDIEDLMQSSASMGINGIRERVRAFNGDMTITSKPNDGMHIYIQIQEECEEPYK
- a CDS encoding response regulator transcription factor, yielding MIEILIIDDHPVVLDGTKTLLQDLENVHIETEQESANVLARMESHPFQLYLIDINMKPLNGIQLAEMIKKQQPEALIILYTGYELSDYYELLVEKKVDGLLSKLATKEQVIQTIQATLRGEILLSADFLDFVQQHSNRSNAKQEVLLSHKEQEILQLVAQGCTNKAIASAIGVTQRTVENYLSKLFVRLHVESRAEAVIVAKEKAWID